The Festucalex cinctus isolate MCC-2025b chromosome 16, RoL_Fcin_1.0, whole genome shotgun sequence sequence AGAGGGGGCAAGGACGAGACGGTCACGGACACTCACATCCTCTTCCCTTGAACGATCTCGATGTAGTCTTCCGATCTGGAGTAGTAGCCTTCGGCGCTCAGGGCACCCCAGAAGTTGCTCCACAGCTTCCCGGGTTTGGAAAGCATTGGTGCGATGACGGACCTGGAAAACATTCCGGCATTCATTCAAcgagaataataacaaaaacaacaacctgacTAAACCAAGCACATGTCACGCATACTTGTTCTCCTCCATGAGGATCCTCAGGATGTCAGGGTTGGTCAAGACAACATCCGAGTCGATGCTGAAGTAGTAATCGCAATGAGAATCCTTCCGACACGCCTCCCTACGGACATGCACAGTGGCAAGCTCAGCTTCGGAAGCACCCAAAGCTCGCCGGGACTGGTCGTGCACTCACACAGCCATCTTGCGAGCTTGGTCCTCCTGGAGGTTCTCCTCGGGTCCCACCAGCACGGCGTCGGGAAAGAGAGAACGGTGACGCTGCCAAAAGTAGTGAATGTGGCGCTCGTGGTACACCACCTGCCAACGGGAAGCCACATATTGAGAATTGCACAAGAACAAATAAATACTATTGAAGTGAGTAGAGATGCTTTTCAAGCTTCACACATCGTTCCATATTTTGATACTTATTCTGATTCAAACCATTACATTTTCAGCTGATTCAGGACATCTTGGATTCTATCTTTCAATAATGCCTAATTTTTCAGAAATTCTGATTTTCACATTAAAGTTCCCAAATTACGagacattttacacatttacctTTCTCTTCCACATCTCTAGACCAATTTAAACCCTTACAGCTTCAGATCTCTGCTTTCCATTCTCATCTTACCATTTTGCTATATTTTAGCATGTCAGCTAGCTCATCAAAACGAGTGGTTCAAAAGCTACTCCACATACGTTGTTATGGATGAAAAGGTGGAGGCGTGATAAAGGGTAGTTGAGTGTGGTCAGCCGCTCTAGGAAGTCCTCCATGAAGGGCGTGGCGTGATGGATGAACACAGCCACGTGCACCAGTGGCATGTCCTGATCCTGAAAtcacacaaacaacaaaaaaaaaaatcttaatatgGTCCTTTCACAGATAAAGCAGTGGCGGCTTACGCACGTCGATTTCATCAAAGAAAAGTAGGTTGTCGTCACAGTTGCCGCAACCCTCCTCGTATGTCCACGCAGTCGGGACGTAGTTGGCCAGATAGTTGAGTTGCAGCTGCAGAGCAAAAGTGGCATCACAtttgaaaatgatgatgattttacAAGATGTATCTTGGTTCATTTATCTCTGCCAGTGACAGGTACAACAATTATATTTACTTTGTGAAAATTTGCGTTGGTGGTCAAGAAAGTGTTGAGCAACCGACCTTGGTGGGTCCGTTGCCGTGAATGACAACCGGAAGTGTGTCGTAGGCAACGTTCCTCACGCGGACCCTGGCCCTCTCGAACTTGAGGACAACTTCATCTGACAAAATCAACATCGACGAGAACTCAGCGAGTGCAATTAGTAACAGCTCGCTTTATAACGCAACAACTGACAGCTTGCGAGGTCTCACCAACAGCGCCGTTGAGGTTCTGGAAAATTCTGGAGCGGTGGTCCAGCGTTATGTTGAATTTGGTCTgagggtgggggggaaaaacaaacaaacaatagtgaCAAAATAGAATGTCCTCATGACATTAATGTGGGAGGCCAGATGCCATTTTACCCGCTGCTTATGGTCCAAATAGATTTTGGTGTAGAAGAGCTGGTCATCGTCGTTGTCTTTTAACTTCCACTGCTGGACTATGGCGCTGACATCTGGTGCGAAGCCGATGAATCCTGACAGATGTGCAATGAAGTTCATTTTTGGTTacttaaaacatatttacaattcTAGTATGCGTATGGTACACAATGGGAAAAGTTGGGCTGCAAAGTCAAAAAAGTTAACACCACCTGGCTTAGTCTATATAAGCACTGGGACTACTTCTTGAACCAAATCCGATTTCAAATTCGCCTTAGAATAACATCAGCATTTTtccgtcctctgattggttggaaCAAAACCAGTCCAGCCAAGTCCGAGTGAGAAAACCAAGAGTCAGAAAATATCCGGAAATGCTTCTCAACAATGCCCAAGTGGTGCTCTCCTACCTCCTGAGTTGAGGTAGCGTTTCCCAGTATGCACGGCGGGGTACTTGGGAGCCAGCCTCTGGTCTGGCCAGCAGAAGCCCTCGGCCGAGAACATCACGCGGTGTCCCAGCCGCGAGAACTTGTACAGGAGTTCCTCAGGACCCGAAGCGAATACTACGTCGTAGCTGGAAGACAAGACAAAGGGGGTTCAATTGACAACCGGCCCAGTGCTTTGAAACAGCAAGGTGGGCGTTACCTGTCCACAAACAAGACCACCAGGTCCTCGTGCTGCGAGTGTTTGAGCAGCTCCTTCTTCAGCCAGCGCACCTTTTGCCCGCCACCCACCGTACGAGCGATGTCGCCCCCTTTCCACTCCTCCCCCAGGCCTAGAACCTGACCCGCAGCATCACCATCATTAACCATCAAATGatgatgatcatcatcatcgtggTCACCACTGGGTTACCTTCACGGTGTAGTTGAACTCTCTGGCCGTCGTCATGAAGCGCACAAAGCCGTCCGTCTCCTCCGTTGCAGCGGTGATGACCAGGAGATTCTCTGCATGCAAACACATACATGTTGGAAATTTCCAAAAGAAGGAATTCCACAATGAGGTGGGAAAATGTGTGGAAGGACGAGTACTCAGGGCCATTTAAAACAATGCAACAATGCAGTCGTTCCCATGACAACAGTCTTGCTCGCCTAGCCTCCCTCACTCCCTTCAGACCCAggcatccaatcagaaggagaAATAAGTGTGAATCTCAGTAGTGATAAATAAACCAATCAAAAAGGCACCACTGTGACAAAAtgatcccataaaaaaaaacaaaagaaagaaagaaaattcccTCCAAAATGATAGAGAAGTGAAAGCAAGGGGTTCACTGTACTGGAGTCTTGGTACAGTCAAGTTAGCGCCCCCTGGTGGAGAGTCAAGAGTGACTTCATAATAGTTGATGTAAGTGGAAAACGTCAATATGAAGTAAAGTTTACAGCGACGTAAGTTGAGCGGAAAGCGTTTAGTTGGAGAGGGCAAGAAGCGGAAAAACGAAAGGTGTGGAGAGACTTCAGCGGAGTACGGCGGTCCGCCTGGCCCGCCTGGAGACCCTCCAGAGCGGCCTTACCTGGCGAGAGGCTCCGCGTTTGAGCCCCGGAGGAAGAATGGAGTATAACGCCCAGTGTTAGCAACCCGAGAAGCCAAGAAGACATGGCAGCGGCCACTTGTCGATGTAAACAATTTCGTCCCATCGCAAATACCCTGCTTggctcctctcctctctcccttTCGCAGCTCCGATGGAAGCCTGGCGAAATCTCGCGAGGACAATCCCAGTTGGCACCGAAACGTCAACGGGATGTGATTGGTCGCCCATCTCGACACGGCGACCAATGAGAAGCGCGATAGCTTTGATCGACGGGGCTTCTTGCCAATCACAAGAAAACAAATGTGATTTTGTTGCTGTCCTCAGCTTACAGAAACTTTATGAACGAGGACCTAAACTCTGCCACGTCTCAGAGGGTCACGATTTACGTTCTCATTGTCCACTTCAGGACTACGGTGACTTTAAAACAACTTATAAAGTTATAAAAATGCGTATTTGCTGGTGAGACAACAAACCCAGAGGTACGTAAACACATCAACGGAAAATGATTGGCCGCCCATCCGTAGCGGCCAATAAGTAGCTTGACAGCTTTGGCGACCGCGGCTTCTTGCCAATCGGGCGTGTCGACGAACGAGCCAATCACAGGAAGACAaacggtatttttatttttttttctgtgtcctGAGGCTACCGAATGTTCTCGTTTGCCACGTCACACACTTTCATTGTCTGTTTTTATTGTAAACCTACAGGATGTTGTGACACCTCAGatgatgtaattaaaataaGTATCCTTTGTATTATTCTGCGGGGATGAGGGCTGGCTTCTTAGCTGTCTTTtgccaccataaaaaaaaaaaaaaaaaaaaaaaaaaaaaccgtcgTGAGCCCCCGCCCCTTGTTACCATGGTAACGTAACAACAAAATAGAGGTAgcctttttgtcactttttaattgcttaattTAGGTTAAGTTGATGCCAAAAAGGCCACGCTTCTTCACGCCTGCTCAGGTGTCAGCTCACAACACTGCGGCAGACTTGTGGGTTTCCTTCCTGGGCAAAGTGTGTGACCTGACCCCCCTGATGAAGCAGCATGAGGGTAAGCAGCACGCCCATTGGAGAATTATAAAAAGAATTCTAACTAGAGAATGCTTTGGGTATTTTAGTGTTACGATGTTaatttgaatgtaaaaaaaaaatatatagtaataTTGATGCCCTAAATGAGCGGAACTGTTTGGCATTAGAATTTGAGTTGATTTAGAAATGTGGAAAGATTAGGTAAATTGAAAAATgtctccatttgaaaattgtcatGTAAATTACTAGAACATGctcttcagcattcacacaataataTTGTTAATAACTTCATGCAGGTGATGTTTTGCTGCTGCCCATCATGGAGTTTGCGGGCAAGGACATCAGCAGCTGGTTTGACCCCGAGACCGAAGACGTGAGTGTGCGCATATAGAGCTACCAATTGCACAGAGCCTTTTAGCACTCAGCCGCACTTGTGCGCAGGTCTTGACCTTTGTCCACCCAGTTACTGACTGCGTGAGCTACTACACGCCGCGGGGTCGCTTTGTGCACGTCCCGCCGGCCGGCCCGCGGTCCGACTGGGCCAGCGACATCGAGCCGGCCTGGTGGAAGGACCGGCGCTATGAGGTGGGACGGCTCTCCGCCAAGACCAGGTGGATACGCGTCATCAACACGCTGACGTCGCAGGAGCAGCGGCTGGAGGTCAGCCACCTGGCTTAGCCCCCCCCACCATCTGTGCTAAGCTAACGGCTCCCATACCACCCCTTTCTGCTTCAGGTGTGTTCTGAGGAGACGCTGGCGGAGATCCTGGAGCGCTACCTGCCGTACAACTCGCACGCGTGCAGCTACACGTGGAAGCACAATGGCGCAAGCCTGGACATGAGCAATACTCTAAGTCAGAACAACGTCCCAGACGACGACGTCAAGCTCCAGAAGCTGCGTCTCGACTGCGATCTCTTCACGCCCGCCATCCTCCTCCACTTTAACGACGACCTCACTGAGGGATGAATGCCGTGTTGTGTCTTGTCTGCCatgttttgttgtcattttgtatCATGCCATGTCATATAATTTGTTACACCAAGCCATGTTGTGTCACGTATCAAATCCCGCCATGCTGTTGTGCGAATAAAGCACACGTTTGAATTTGAAACGTGTGGTATGTTTTGCCACTACGTcgccacacacatgcacacaaacacacacggccAACGCTCCAGTTCAAAGTTCGCTCGGCGGTCAGTCACCTCCAGTTGACGTCGACTTGATCTGTCGCTGAGCTCCTCTTCATCACGAAGACGATGCAAAGAAGCTGATCGCCATGACGACGGAATACCATGATGAGGTCGACGACGACAGCAGCTCCTTTTGGAACAAAAGTAaattgtgtgcgtgagtgtatgtggactaacttaattcaatcgtgtgttaccaattgaagcaattttttaagttggtcaacaattcaatttgtaatcttaaattggttcaccAATTCTCTTATTAGAGTGTGTGTTCTGTGTATTATCTCACATTTGTTCCATGTATCAGATCCCCCTCTCAGCCCTCGCTCAGGTGCGTCCAGGCTCACCCGCCGCTTGTTTCCCATTCTGACCCTCGCAGCCATCTTAATTCTGACAATTGCACTGGGAGCCAGCTGTGAGCACACAAAATACATACAGAGAACACAACTATTGACAATTTTGTTACAAGCATAGAGAAGAGAAGaaatgtgtgtgtctgtgtgacaGACTCCAGGATGACGAGTCGCTTGTGGTCAGCAGAGCAAAGTATTTCCAACATAAGCCAATCACTGAGCAGCATTCAGCAGCTCACTGCAGGTAAACACCCGCTTTGCTGTCAGGTTACGTTCAATTGTATAATGCCAGGTTATTATAgttgaaaactaacaaaataaactcTCGTGGTATCCAAATTTGTACTTAACCCAACTATAGTTGGAGTGAGTACTTCAAAACAGTTCATTTTTGATCCGCCAGCTGAAGATATGTACACTAGAGATGAAAAACACCTGCTTCATATATTCTCGATTGCTGTTGACAATAAATATAACAATGGGTGACTCCACAGGCACAATGGAAGCTTGGGGAGGTAGAAGCCTTAACTGCACAGTTAAAACTGAGTGCTGATGAATTTCAAAGATATGAGATACCTCTTTAACTGACTGGATCCCCACATTAtgttttttataattttaatttaCATGTTGGTACATATTTACTTTCCACTCATCGGCTTTCTTCAACTTTCTAGGTCCCAAagtgtttttcattttcttacATATTCTATTGTGTTGTCAATGAATGTTCTGTatctatatttaatatgaataaagtaaaaaatgtaacttaaaaaaaaaaaatcaaaaaatttcATATAAGAGCTTTTGGGGTGCATATAAATGGATTTATTTTGGTACTGCTGTACATCGATACAAAAAGGAAGGTCCAACAGTCTTGGCAGACTCCAtaatcaaaatatttaaaaaaaatttcactcatgctaaaactaaaaaaactaaactaaaacaaagcctCCATTGTCATCAATTTAAACAAACCTGCTCtagaaactaataaaaactacctgaataaaaagtaaacaaaagtgaaaataaaactagCTTTAATGAAAAATCCAGAATTATTATAACTCTGGTAAAACATCGCCATATTGTAGCATGTCATGCTGTATAATGCCATGTAATATTGCACCGTACCATGTTTTGCTGTGTCATCTCATGTTGATGTCGCAGACGCCGCCAAAGATTTGGAGCGACTCAAGTTTGCGGTGGCGAGCAACAAAGACGAGCTGCGGTCAAGTGAGTCTTGACAAACGTCGCGTTGTTGTGTATAACACAGCATGCTGTTATTTCATACTACACATCATGTCATATAGTACGAAGCCACGTTGTCATATGACACCATGCTCAAACATGCCACACCACCACACGTGTTGCAAATCATGCAATATTTTGTTGTCATACCACTACCGCATGATgacagtttgactttttttcttttcagcctCTGAAGCCTTGAAGCAGCTCGCCACGCTGGACGCCATCAGCAGGGCGGTAGCCACTCTCCAATGCTCCATCCAACACATCGTCAACAACGGtacactacacacacacaaacatacacattgAGCGGGCATTTGAAGGCTTGTGGTTGGAAGGCTCTACAACAGGAAGCAGCGGCTGCTGTCCTCTAAACTGGGAAAAGGTGGGCTCCAGCTGTTACCTGTTCGGTCAGTCTCTGCTGTCCTGGCACGACGCACGCGATTGGTGCAACGGACACGAGTCGCACTTGGCCATCATCCTGACAGACGAGGAGTGGGAATTTGTGCAGCGTCACGCGCCGGGTCACTTCTTTTGGGTGGGCCTGAGCGATGAGAGGACGGGGTCGTGGGAGTGGGTCAACCAGACGCCTTATGTCATGAACCGCAGGTGCGCCGCATCCGTCCACACTCTTGTCTAATCCTCTGATTGAAGTCAAGCGATTATAATAGCGGTGTTGTTCGGCTGATAGGCACTGGCGGCCAGGGCAGCCCGACAGCTGGACCCACCACGGCCTGGGGCCCGGAGATGAGGACTGCGCTCACGTGCACACAGACGGACGCCTCAATGACCTGCACTGCTCCAGCAGGCTGGGATTCCTCTGCCAGAGGCACGCCTGACCATGCCAGGAAAATAAGTCCAAAAAATGTCTGTGCTAACACTTTTCAATGAAAATACAATAAAGTGCAACAAATTCACACAGGTAAACAGTGCAACAATTTTTCTGTAAACATACAAAAGTGCAAAAAGCCAAAAACGATTTGGCAAACAATCGAACCCTGGCGCTTAACTGTGATGCAGAACGAACTGTACCGCTAAAACTTTCAAAACTTCAACAGTTGTTGAATGCCCGGCTGATTACCACTTCTGAGTCTCCGCCCAGATTATACACATTTAATAAGCACACCAGCCTTTCATTGGCCAGCTGCGTTGCCGTAGCGATGAGGTCACCTGGCGGAGCGAGACAGGAACAGTCGTCACCTATGACAGCCAGTTTGGGCGATGACTGTGTGTGAGCGTACGCACCTGGCGAAGGCGGGGGCGCGTGAGATGAGAAGGCTCCATGGGACAAGATGGAGGCCCAGGTGTTGTCATGGGAGGGGGAGGGTGGCGAGAGGGAGGAAGCGGACGACTCAGGAAGAAAGATGGCGGGGATGCACACACCGTCCGACAAAGCTGTGGAGGTCAATGTCACGCGTTACTTATCGGTGGGTGTTTACCAGAAAGGAAGCGAGGAAGGAATAAAAGGAATAAAGGAAAGATGGGATGAGAGAAAGGAAGACAGGCAGAAATATCCACTTCCTTGCAGATGACACCCAGCTCTACCTCTCTTGCAAACCCAACTCCACACTCGCACCCACTCCCCTCACCTCTTGCCTCTCTGAATTCAAAACCTGGTTCACTGCAAACCTCACAAACTAAACTGTAATAAAGATGTGCCTCAGTACCATGGGGGGCAGAGCCTTCAGTCGCTCTGGATTCACACTGCCCTCGGACCTCAGAAACagtggctccagcacccccctgcaacctttgtgaggaataagcggtcaagaaaattgatggatggatggattttctgGTTGTTCTTTtaagctgcgattggctggcaaccagtctagggtgtaccccgcctactgcccaaagccagctgagataggatccagcacccccctgcgacccttgtgaggaataagcggtcaacaaaatggatggatggatggatgggaagaaactaaaaaggaagaaaagaaggaagacagaaaggaaagaaagaataaaTCAAGGAAGACGCACCACTCTCAGACATCGCACACACCTTTGAGCCTGAGCGTATAGTAGTGGTCGCAGGTGAAGACGGCGTCATAGGTCAAGCATCCTCCCATCGTCACGGTAACCACCTGTTCTTTCTGATGGTCGAGGTCATAGGGCATTACCAGCGTCTCCACGGCGACATGCGGGAAATCCGGCGGTGTGGGGCAGGTGGCGTACGACGAGTTGGCCtggtcctcctcttcctcgtctccgtcgtcgtcgtcgtcttcgaGGAACTCCCTTGAGTTCCCGAAAAGAATAGCTGGACAAGATGACATCTTAGTACATACGCACATTAACACCATGCCGTCGTGTACACACACGTACTTGTCATGTTGCCGACTTCGTGCTGGACGGTCGCACGAGGACGACTGCGGAGACACAGGGACGTCGTCATCACTTGGGcaaatcggaaatgcttcattttgaACGAGTGCGGCGTGGCCCAGTCTCACCGCTTTTGCGGAGTGTCCCAGTGCAGCAGCAGCTTCCTTTTAGACAGCATGCTGAGCACAAACACGAAAGCACGCTTGACTGAACACGCTGGAAAAGGGAGTTCAACCAATGGCTAAactgttaattattatttattcaatatattttgtggtTATATATTTACGTTTCTATaatttcagtccgtacattttgtcatttaaattaTAACTTCAACATTtcctttccaatgtttgacatcaactggataatttccagccaatcctgtagcgggacGTGTTCATTAGTCGACCGATCACATTTGTTACCGACACCGTGCGTGCAATCGcgagcacgctaatgctaatcattATTGCTAACTGTTTATAAGAGACTTATTTTGTTGGTGTCTAATCATGCTCATGCACAGAAGACAGAATAAGTTATATCCAATCAATTGAACTCACGTTCAACCTGAGTGGATAAATGGCAAGTATTTCATGGAATAATCGATAGGAAAATTGATATAAAGAGATTCGAGTGACAGCTctagtcacatgaccaaacacagACAACggttgagccgtgattggtcactaAATGAACCCTGAAAAAATGTGATGTGATTTTCAGTCGAAAGCCGAAGCAGGAAATGCTGTTACCTGCCACTGCAGGGCGTCGAGTGATTGACAGGTGACGATGGCAAACGCCGGGGGGACGAGTCAGCCGAGGAGGGCGAAGACTGAGATGAAGACGCATCTTGCCAAAAGATGCAACGCTCCTCCTAATTTGCAtcttaattattattacatacaaacaatcaatcaattgaATTATTGGTGTGTGTGTACCTCTCCTCTGCGACAATATGTAACCATGGTAACGGTTGCCTGGATACAGAAGGTGCGTCGCTCCTTGTAACAAAGTTTATCCATCTCCCTCAGAAGTTCTGCCCCCGAGAGGAAACCGGGTTCCCCTTCAAAAAAGGAGGAAGGGagggcagacagacagacacagtgAGGACCTGTTCAATTTCCTTTTCAAGTACAGAGCTGTCGGTCAGCCGACCTCGCCTTTGTCTCATGTATGCTTCCAAGGAGACGGGAGGGGGCGGGTACACGAAGTATCCGCCAATCAGAGCCGAGCGCAAGAGGCGATCCTCGTCCTGCTGCCGGAACCAGTCGAGGAACCGCCGGACTTCCGGCAGACGGCGGTAACGGTTGCGTCGACCTGTCAATCAAGCCCGCCGTTAACACGACGCCACGATGACCATGTCACAAATGGAGCTGATACTTGAGCGGTGCAGCTGCGTGTACAGCGTGTTGGTCAGGTAGAAGAGTCCTGATGCCGCCTGGACCACCTTCAGACGCGAACACATAAACACCGAcactgcgcacacacacacggcgCTTGTTAGCGGACCTTCCTTTCCCGAGTTCTTTGTTTCTCTCTTGACTTCATCTCACATGGGTGGAGACTGCAGTGCATCTCAGGCTGCGAGGTGGAGAAAAGCTGGATCCAGATTGGCCAAGAGCTGCGTCCATCCTGCACCCGCAGCCAGCGATACTCCAACAACTCGGACCCTGGACGCACACGATCGATGTTGAGTGTTGAGCGAGTACGAGTCTGCGTCCCATCACAACGGCGATGTCCCCTCACCCTTTCTCGTCCGCTCGGCGCGCCCCATGAAAGTCAGCAAGCCAATGACGTCGCACAGGGCGCCGTGAGGGCGAGACGCAAGTTCCTCACTATGACAACAAACGCGGAAGACATAAAAAGTCAATTGCGCTCAGCACTGCCATGTCCGTTTATACACTGTAGGAGTGAAATTCAAGTACCTTGGTTCAAAAAATGCTTAGGGGCATTTTTAATGCCTCGTATACACACTTATTTACATGCACACTACCAGGAAGTCGTCAAGCCTAATGCAGCAACAATTGTTCACCCAATTGTTCAGAAGGGACTGTACAATTCTGTGTAAACAGCAGTTCGTAGCATTCTCCAACTCATCGCAAGCCGAGTGCCAATAAAAAGTCCCAccttaacagaaaacaaaaacaacagcaacaaggcacacccaaaaaaaagcacaaaaccaaaaaaaaaactaaaacatacgcatttagaaaaaaaatagacagaaGGTAAAGTGATGgagaaagaagagaaaaagaattttaaaaaataaataaaaattaaaatactgaATCCATTGATCACTTTAACAAACCGGGATTACTAAAATATGTGTTTTAGTCGACAATATGAACACAATTTATGGGgggagatttgtctaaaatttcactAATGTTTCTAGAGGAAAATAGTGTGTTCCTAAGGACAGTTTCAatgtaagtttaaaaaaaaaaaaaaaaagctgattatctaaaaatgaaaaacagttgtttgttcattattaagtgaaaatgttttgttttttttgtcttctttgaGCAACCATTGTGATGTTGGTAAAAGGTCAGCATGTCAGCGGTGGGCATGAGAATACCTGGAGCAGAAGCTGAATTTGGTCGCGGGCGGCGGCAGGCAGTCGGGCGCCACGGATGCCTCCGGAAGCACAGTGATGTGGGCGGCCGGTTTCTGGCTGTTTATGCTGAGCTCTGAGGGCACATGGGGCAAGGAAATGATGAAAGGAGGAAAtggaagaaaggaaaaaaaattgaatgatgGATAGCTGGAAGGAAGTACCAATATCGTCGCCCTCCGAGTTGTACCGCTGCTTGACGCGAAAGCGGCTCAGGCTTATGATGTCGCCGGGCATGAGAACACAGTACCAGTCCACGCACACGCTGTTCCACAACACCAGCGACACGCTTCCCGAGGGGTCGTGTGCCTCCAACAGTGCCTGCGCACACCGTGTGCGTGAAACGTTGCTACCGCTGCTGCGTTCTCTTCCCTTGACGCCGTCGCCTTCACCCACCTGATAGGGGCATGAGCAGTTCCTATCCGCCCTCCCGTAATACGTCAGGTGCGACTTGGCCGTGATGCGCACGATCAGCCGCCGCAAGATGGTGCCCATGACCCAAACGTCGTGATTCAAGAATGCCTGGCGGAGGTCTTTGATGGTCGCGGTGGGACGGAGAGCTGTGGCCAGAACGTGAGAGATGGGAGGAGaacgagagaaaaaaagagaatgcGAAATCACGTATGTTCTGTAGTATGCGTGCATCGTCAACCCACCCATCTCCTCTTGATCCTCTTGGGTAGGGGCCGTCCTTCTCCAGGCATCACCGTAGAAATCGACGCTGTTCCACAGCGGCAGAAAGAGTTTCCTATTGGCCAGCAATGGACCTGAAGCACACGCATGTCAACCAATAGCACGACAGCATAGGGCACCATTTGGCTCACTCACCTGACACATCAGACGAGCCGATCCAAGGCAACGAGTCCTGGTCCAAGTCATGGTTACCCTCAAATGCGCCCACCTCCATGCTGACCACGATAAAGCTGCGCAGAGAAAGGTTGACATGTGGCTTTTTGGGCTGTTTTATTGCCTCTTCTCaactcccctcccctcccctcctgcTCAGAGAGCTTTATGATTACACTGTTCTgttatcgcgggtgttacgttccaacaACTACCGAAATCcgtgtttctttatttttttaattaccattaattctgtatattttttttgtttattatatataatttttttttcgttttggtatgatttttactttattataaatacttttttcattcatcatgtgttcttttttcatttacattcatctttcccattaaaagtatatGTGTTTTGATTTACTTACTACAGTGTACAgcccagtatatatttttttcatttattagatacattttgttgttttgttatgatttttagtttattatgaatgcgttttcattcatcatttatgttttttttccatttacattcatttttttccattaaaagtatgttttttaaatttacttgttAGATAGCACAgtttatattttctatctccggaatgcaatgtcatAGAGAGACGGCACAGCCACCGTTGGAAAGGGCTCACTGAAACGAGGCCGCCGATGCCCGTAGGTCCCCAGTCGGAcatagggttcgagagatacggccgcgcaaagacccaaaaaaataaacaagccaAAAGCACGAAAGCATGCTGTAAAAAAGCAGCGAAAGAGCGaggccgcgaaagatgaacccgcaaTAACCGAGGGAACACTGTGTATAAACTTCCTAAATCTTCCAAGCGGCTACCTTTCATCCTCTGCACGGTCCGCTAAGCCC is a genomic window containing:
- the cyb5d1 gene encoding cytochrome b5 domain-containing protein 1 isoform X1, producing MPKRPRFFTPAQVSAHNTAADLWVSFLGKVCDLTPLMKQHEGDVLLLPIMEFAGKDISSWFDPETEDVLTFVHPVTDCVSYYTPRGRFVHVPPAGPRSDWASDIEPAWWKDRRYEVGRLSAKTRWIRVINTLTSQEQRLEVCSEETLAEILERYLPYNSHACSYTWKHNGASLDMSNTLSQNNVPDDDVKLQKLRLDCDLFTPAILLHFNDDLTEG
- the asgr1a gene encoding C-type lectin domain family 10 member A yields the protein MTTEYHDEVDDDSSSFWNKNPPLSPRSGASRLTRRLFPILTLAAILILTIALGASYSRMTSRLWSAEQSISNISQSLSSIQQLTADAAKDLERLKFAVASNKDELRSTSEALKQLATLDAISRAVATLQCSIQHIVNNGSTTGSSGCCPLNWEKVGSSCYLFGQSLLSWHDARDWCNGHESHLAIILTDEEWEFVQRHAPGHFFWVGLSDERTGSWEWVNQTPYVMNRRHWRPGQPDSWTHHGLGPGDEDCAHVHTDGRLNDLHCSSRLGFLCQRHA
- the cyb5d1 gene encoding cytochrome b5 domain-containing protein 1 isoform X2, encoding MKQHEGDVLLLPIMEFAGKDISSWFDPETEDVLTFVHPVTDCVSYYTPRGRFVHVPPAGPRSDWASDIEPAWWKDRRYEVGRLSAKTRWIRVINTLTSQEQRLEVCSEETLAEILERYLPYNSHACSYTWKHNGASLDMSNTLSQNNVPDDDVKLQKLRLDCDLFTPAILLHFNDDLTEG
- the plod3 gene encoding multifunctional procollagen lysine hydroxylase and glycosyltransferase LH3; this translates as MGRNCLHRQVAAAMSSWLLGLLTLGVILHSSSGAQTRSLSPENLLVITAATEETDGFVRFMTTAREFNYTVKVLGLGEEWKGGDIARTVGGGQKVRWLKKELLKHSQHEDLVVLFVDSYDVVFASGPEELLYKFSRLGHRVMFSAEGFCWPDQRLAPKYPAVHTGKRYLNSGGFIGFAPDVSAIVQQWKLKDNDDDQLFYTKIYLDHKQRTKFNITLDHRSRIFQNLNGAVDEVVLKFERARVRVRNVAYDTLPVVIHGNGPTKLQLNYLANYVPTAWTYEEGCGNCDDNLLFFDEIDDQDMPLVHVAVFIHHATPFMEDFLERLTTLNYPLSRLHLFIHNNVVYHERHIHYFWQRHRSLFPDAVLVGPEENLQEDQARKMAVEACRKDSHCDYYFSIDSDVVLTNPDILRILMEENKSVIAPMLSKPGKLWSNFWGALSAEGYYSRSEDYIEIVQGKRIGLWNVPYMSQAYLIKGSVLRSKLSKLNLYEGPNLDPDMAFCRRVREQGVFMFVSNRDDFGRLVSSNNFNTSRLHPDMWQIFDNPLDWRAKYVHENYSKIFEDPKSFVKQPCPDVYWFPAFSEKMCDDLVETMEDYGQWSGGKHRDERLTGGYENVPTVDIHMNQIGFEKEWLKFLKEYIAPITEKLYPGYSPKAQAIMNFVVRYRPDEQPSLRPHHDSSTFTVNIALNNKNIDYQGGGCRFLRYDCNVESPRKGWSFMHPGRLTHYHEGLPTTSGTRYIMVSFVDP